The following nucleotide sequence is from bacterium.
CGTGAATACTTCGGACGAATCGTTGATTTGGATGCGGGCGTGCCGGAGAGCCTGAGTTGGCTTCTGTTCGACGCGCAAACTTCGGGCGGTCTGTTGGCTGCGGTAGCCGGCACGCAAGCCGAAGCGGCTCTAACCGCGCTCCACCGCCAGGGCGTTGCGGCTGCGGCGAACATTGGCCGCGTCGTTTCGGGAGCGCGCATCCGGGTAACGGCGTGATTTCCAAACCGCAGTGAGGAAACTATGGACGATCTTGATCGTTTCGATCAGCGACTGAGTCAGATCGAGCGGAAACTTGACTCGATTCTAACACGGGAATCTCTTGTAGGCCCGGCGTCCGGCCATGCTGCCCCGAAACGCCGCAGCAACACGTCACGCGTTCTCTGGGGAATCATCGTGTGCGTGCTCGGTGTGATTTGGTTGGGACAGGCGCTTGACGTGCAGTGGCTCAAGTCGCTGGAGATCATGCCCCTGGCGGTGATCGCGTTTGGCCTCTATCTGATTTTCGGGAGCCGGAACAGGTGAAGCCGATTCGTCTCGCAATTGTCGGAGCCACGGGTCTGGTGGGCCGAACCACTCTGACCATTCTGGAAGAGTGGAACGTTCCCTTACGTTCGTTGCGATTGTTCGCGTCGGAAGGCTCGGCCGGACAGGTGCTTCCGTTTGCGGGGAGAGAAGTGCCCGTCGAGCAATTGGACGGCGCTCCCCGTGGGATTGACGCGGCCATCTTCGCCACGTCTCGGACGATTTCCCGCCGTTGGATTCCGGAATTTCGGACCGCCGGCATTCCCGTGATTGACCACTCTTCCGAGTTCCGGATGGCGGATGACGTGCCGCTGCTGATTCCCGAGGTGAACGCGCATACTCTGAAGCGACACCGAAACCTGATTTCCAATCCGAATTGCTCGGCAAGCATAATCGTGATTCCGCTGGCCGCCCTTGTCCGCATCATGGAGATGAAGACGGTTATCGTAGATACCTATCAATCCGTCTCCGGATCGGGCCAGGATGCACTGACCGAATTGAACCGTGAGCTTGAGGATCCGTTGTACACGCCGGCTGTGTATCCGCGAGTTATTGCGCATAATCTTTTTCCGCAGATCGGCGAATTTGATGAACATGGAGTGTGTTACGAAGAGCAGAAGGTTGCCGAGGAATTGTGCAAGATGCTCGAACTGCCGGGTCTGCATACTCTTGTCACGACGGTTCGCGTGCCGGTGCGAATCGGTCATTCGGCAGCCGTAACGATTGAATGCGCAAGCGAGGTGGATCTTCCGCGCGTGGAAGCGGCTTTCGCAGAAATGCCGGGAATGATCTTTGAGCGGAATGACTATCGGACTCCTCTGGAAATCGCCGGAAGACAAGAGGTGTTTGTGGGTCGGCTGCGGCGAAGTCCGAGAAATCCGAGGTGGATTCAGTTCTGGGTTGTGGGCGACAACTCGAGAAAGGGAGCCGCTTCGAACGCGATTCAGATTCTCATGGAACTGTTCAAGGAGTGAAGTGAACGAGCCCGATGGATTGATCGGGCTCGCCTTTGTCTTGCCGTACTGAAAGCCACTATGAAACTTCGATCCATTCTCCAAATCGTTCTTATCCTGTTTGCGTGCAACGCCGGCTTCAGTCAGTCTCTTGACTGGATGAATGACATCACCGTTTTCGGATCGGCAGCCGATGAGCGTTTACCCGCAATTGCCATCATGGCGAATTCAGGAGAGATTCGTGTTCTCTGCACGCGCGGCGATTCGCTGGTGTCGGGCAAGTTGTCGTTGGACGCGGGTTCCCATTGGAGCATTGCGGCCGACTTGCCGGTGCCGGGGGCGACGCGACCGTGTGCCTGTGCCGATGATGAATTCGCCTATGTTCTGCTCTGGTCGCCGGGATCCGGTGACAGAATCCTGTATCGTTTTCCGCCACGTGGCAACGATTGGGGAGCGGCGGCGCAGGTTTCCGTTGTGCCGGATCGAACGCAACCCGTTTACTCGGTATGTATGGCGACGGACTACGAGTTTCAGCCGGACGATCCTTATCTGAACGTCTGCTGGATGGAGAACAACATTCAGACGGGACAAGTCGCAGGTTGGTTCGTTCAATCGCGGGATCGCGGTTCGACGGTGCGGCAGGAAACGCGCGTGTTCGAGGGACGAGTACTGGAATTGGATGATGCGCAGGTGAGCATGGCGGCGGCATGGGTGGAGGATCAAGAACGAATTCTCGTTGCGACGTCGCTTGACCGGCCCGGTTCCGTTCCCCACCAGATACGCTTGTTTGTCAGTGAAGATCAGGGCGGGATTTGGAACGAGGGATTCATCGTTGACGGAACGTCAGCGGATCAAAGTGCCGCGGCAATCGCGGCCTTCGAGGATATCGTGCTGCTTTCCTACGTTCAACGAACGGCTGCGGGCGAGCCCGGTGACGTGATGCTTTCGTACTCTCTGGATGCCGGAGCGACATTCACTCCTCCGATTGCAGTAGCGGGAACTGCCCTCGATGAGTATTCGCCGCACGTGGCAATTTCGGGAGCGGAGGGAAGATTCTGGATCACATACCTCGCGGGCGAGGTGAATTCCGATAGTGCGACGGTGTACGTTCGCGAAGGATTCCTCCAGATTCCCGGTGAGTTGGG
It contains:
- a CDS encoding aspartate-semialdehyde dehydrogenase: MKPIRLAIVGATGLVGRTTLTILEEWNVPLRSLRLFASEGSAGQVLPFAGREVPVEQLDGAPRGIDAAIFATSRTISRRWIPEFRTAGIPVIDHSSEFRMADDVPLLIPEVNAHTLKRHRNLISNPNCSASIIVIPLAALVRIMEMKTVIVDTYQSVSGSGQDALTELNRELEDPLYTPAVYPRVIAHNLFPQIGEFDEHGVCYEEQKVAEELCKMLELPGLHTLVTTVRVPVRIGHSAAVTIECASEVDLPRVEAAFAEMPGMIFERNDYRTPLEIAGRQEVFVGRLRRSPRNPRWIQFWVVGDNSRKGAASNAIQILMELFKE
- a CDS encoding selenide, water dikinase SelD, coding for REYFGRIVDLDAGVPESLSWLLFDAQTSGGLLAAVAGTQAEAALTALHRQGVAAAANIGRVVSGARIRVTA
- a CDS encoding T9SS type A sorting domain-containing protein is translated as MKLRSILQIVLILFACNAGFSQSLDWMNDITVFGSAADERLPAIAIMANSGEIRVLCTRGDSLVSGKLSLDAGSHWSIAADLPVPGATRPCACADDEFAYVLLWSPGSGDRILYRFPPRGNDWGAAAQVSVVPDRTQPVYSVCMATDYEFQPDDPYLNVCWMENNIQTGQVAGWFVQSRDRGSTVRQETRVFEGRVLELDDAQVSMAAAWVEDQERILVATSLDRPGSVPHQIRLFVSEDQGGIWNEGFIVDGTSADQSAAAIAAFEDIVLLSYVQRTAAGEPGDVMLSYSLDAGATFTPPIAVAGTALDEYSPHVAISGAEGRFWITYLAGEVNSDSATVYVREGFLQIPGELGPAIMLSGEIAAVRHGGMAISSGPLGAAAAWTARFPLGDTDVCFDASWRTARISDSPPSIARSMEWRVYPNPFNGTTILTVSLAHPRELLIRVTDMLGRRVSEIRAGRHEAGVHRVAL